In Oryzias melastigma strain HK-1 linkage group LG16, ASM292280v2, whole genome shotgun sequence, a single genomic region encodes these proteins:
- the LOC112136592 gene encoding protein DEK isoform X6, whose amino-acid sequence MGGQVGSQPQEFTIRGSSPGEPPAGRGQERGARHPEEEDCPINGAAAVAPPPRETAIVKSNGLSDSTCGTMGSSVPSEEDHEEAGPDRSGSTESCEEKRAVQVSSPAYLLLNVCSAAAGGGGVLQGKRAKKTVERLDLQAPKQKEKLRMGDGKLPERAPPPSCRSAADRRFDSRPAGAGDKLGDIPRTSYQINRMKAADLKPLHSILYDRPGKVKPAGDRPGPLRTLSSPGPFQVSTMKRNLRLFNGFPFQADSEQFHRKRDKLLKSSSLSNSKLKLVCTVLDLEKKGTHSDLIHRILGFLLSPKNSGKRLPVKKRRRSKKKLTGEDSKKKSRPRERSSCTPKKSRTRSKSSAIVMDSSSDDEDEKTAAAAAQSDGEDEEERRSETSEDEEQSSRSESDRAKKKTATSQETPTKKKRMKKRSLEELQPRKKKAAPLRPAAKVKKADSSRASNTAADAVSHLRTCAAADSSDDDQPLIKMMKTSVSDEKLKETLQTLLRDADLGEMTMKKICQQVFDMFPEHDLSSRKDFIKQTVKDIIT is encoded by the exons GTTCACGATCCGGGGGTCCAGCCCGGGGGAGCCTCCAGCCGGCAGGGGGCAGGAACGCGGCGCGAGACATCCCGAGGAAGAAGACTGTCCAATCAACGGAGCGGCCGCGGTAGCCCCGCCCCCGAGGGAAACCGCCATCGTGAAATCAAACGGGCTCAGTGACAG CACCTGCGGCACCATGGGGAGCTCCGTGCCGTCTGAGGAGGACCATGAGGAGGCGGGTCCGGACCGGAGCGGATCCACGGAGTCCTGTGAGGAGAAGCGTGCTGTTCAGGTGAGCTCACCTGCGTACCTGCTGCTGAACGTCTGCTCTGCTGCAGCCGGGGGGGGCGGCGTCCTCCAGGGGAAGCGGGCCAAGAAGACGGTGGAGAGGCTGGACCTCCAAGCCCCCAAACAGAAGGAGAAGCTGAGGATGGGAGACGGTAAGCTGCCGGAGCGCGCCCCACCGCCGTCCTGCCGCTCAGCGGCTGAccgcaggttcgattcccgccctGCAGGGGCTGGAGACAAACTGGGGGACATTCCACGCACCTCCTACCAGATCAACAGGATGAAGGCCGCGGACCTGAAGCCGCTCCACTCCATCCTGTACGACCGGCCCGGGAAGGTAAAGCCCGCAGGTGACCGGCCCGGCCCGCTCAGAACCCTCTCCTCACCCGGTCCCTTTCAGGTGTCCACCATGAAGAGGAACCTGCGCCTGTTCAACGGCTTCCCCTTCCAGGCGGACAGCGAGCAGTTCCACCGCAAACGGGACAAGCTGCTGAA GAGCTCCAGCCTCAGCAACAGCAAGCTGAAGCTGGTCTGCACCGTCCTGGACCTGGAGAAGAAGGGGACCCACTCAGACCTGATCCACAGGATCCTCGGCTTCCTGCTATCGCCCAAGAACAGCGGAAAG CGGCTTCCtgtgaagaagaggaggaggtccAAGAAGAAGCTGACCGGCGAGGACTCCAAGAAGAAGAGCCGGCCCAGAGAGCGCAGCTCCTGCACCCCCAAGAAGTCCAGAACCAGAAGCAAGTCCAGCGCCATCGTCATGGACTCCAGCAGTGACGACGAAGACGAGAAGACGGCAGCTGCAGCGGCGCAGTCTGATGgggaagatgaagaggagcggcGCTCTGAGACATCAGAAGATGAAGAGCAG TCCTCCAGGTCGGAGTCGGACCGAGCCAAGAAGAAGACGGCCACGTCCCAGGAGACACCAACgaagaagaagaggatgaagaagaggagcttggaggagctgcag CCCAGAAAGAAGAAAGCCGCTCCGCTCCGACCTGCAGCCAAAGTCAAGAAGGCCGACAGCAGCAGAGCCTCCAACACAG CTGCAGACGCAGTCTCTCACCTGCGCACGTGTGCAGCTGCAGACAGCTCTGATGACGACCAGCCGCTCATCAAGATGATGAAGACGAGTGTGAGTGATGAGAAGCTGAAGGAGACGCTGCAGACGCTGCTGAGAGACGCCGACCTGGGGGAGATGACCATGAAGAAGATCTGCCAGCAG GTGTTCGACATGTTTCCAGAACACGACCTTAGCAGCAGGAAGGACTTCATCAAACAGACCGTTAAGGAT ATCATCACATGA
- the LOC112136592 gene encoding protein DEK isoform X7 yields MGSSVPSEEDHEEAGPDRSGSTESSGGGGVLQGKRAKKTVERLDLQAPKQKEKLRMGDGAGDKLGDIPRTSYQINRMKAADLKPLHSILYDRPGKVSTMKRNLRLFNGFPFQADSEQFHRKRDKLLKSSSLSNSKLKLVCTVLDLEKKGTHSDLIHRILGFLLSPKNSGKRLPVKKRRRSKKKLTGEDSKKKSRPRERSSCTPKKSRTRSKSSAIVMDSSSDDEDEKTAAAAAQSDGEDEEERRSETSEDEEQSSRSESDRAKKKTATSQETPTKKKRMKKRSLEELQPRKKKAAPLRPAAKVKKADSSRASNTAADAVSHLRTCAAADSSDDDQPLIKMMKTSVSDEKLKETLQTLLRDADLGEMTMKKICQQVFDMFPEHDLSSRKDFIKQTVKDIIT; encoded by the exons ATGGGGAGCTCCGTGCCGTCTGAGGAGGACCATGAGGAGGCGGGTCCGGACCGGAGCGGATCCACGGAGTCCT CCGGGGGGGGCGGCGTCCTCCAGGGGAAGCGGGCCAAGAAGACGGTGGAGAGGCTGGACCTCCAAGCCCCCAAACAGAAGGAGAAGCTGAGGATGGGAGACG GGGCTGGAGACAAACTGGGGGACATTCCACGCACCTCCTACCAGATCAACAGGATGAAGGCCGCGGACCTGAAGCCGCTCCACTCCATCCTGTACGACCGGCCCGGGAAG GTGTCCACCATGAAGAGGAACCTGCGCCTGTTCAACGGCTTCCCCTTCCAGGCGGACAGCGAGCAGTTCCACCGCAAACGGGACAAGCTGCTGAA GAGCTCCAGCCTCAGCAACAGCAAGCTGAAGCTGGTCTGCACCGTCCTGGACCTGGAGAAGAAGGGGACCCACTCAGACCTGATCCACAGGATCCTCGGCTTCCTGCTATCGCCCAAGAACAGCGGAAAG CGGCTTCCtgtgaagaagaggaggaggtccAAGAAGAAGCTGACCGGCGAGGACTCCAAGAAGAAGAGCCGGCCCAGAGAGCGCAGCTCCTGCACCCCCAAGAAGTCCAGAACCAGAAGCAAGTCCAGCGCCATCGTCATGGACTCCAGCAGTGACGACGAAGACGAGAAGACGGCAGCTGCAGCGGCGCAGTCTGATGgggaagatgaagaggagcggcGCTCTGAGACATCAGAAGATGAAGAGCAG TCCTCCAGGTCGGAGTCGGACCGAGCCAAGAAGAAGACGGCCACGTCCCAGGAGACACCAACgaagaagaagaggatgaagaagaggagcttggaggagctgcag CCCAGAAAGAAGAAAGCCGCTCCGCTCCGACCTGCAGCCAAAGTCAAGAAGGCCGACAGCAGCAGAGCCTCCAACACAG CTGCAGACGCAGTCTCTCACCTGCGCACGTGTGCAGCTGCAGACAGCTCTGATGACGACCAGCCGCTCATCAAGATGATGAAGACGAGTGTGAGTGATGAGAAGCTGAAGGAGACGCTGCAGACGCTGCTGAGAGACGCCGACCTGGGGGAGATGACCATGAAGAAGATCTGCCAGCAG GTGTTCGACATGTTTCCAGAACACGACCTTAGCAGCAGGAAGGACTTCATCAAACAGACCGTTAAGGAT ATCATCACATGA
- the creb3l4 gene encoding cyclic AMP-responsive element-binding protein 3-like protein 4, which produces MDAESGQLFVPAETGPRLVGADLIFSASEEPLQDWVVDPDSALNDSEPEDVLHAVDPNEVFGGVAPADPSSESDSGVSEDSPVAPATAFPSATVYQVVYDISGLGGAKPGPADDNVISIELDGWSSQLLLSDSCLLKQLPLVPAAGPGALSGADPPSPDEDALQLTEEEQKLLSQEGVSLPNNLPLTKAEERVLKKVRRKIRNKQSAQDSRRRRKEYIDGLESRAAACSAQNRDLQRKVEQLEKHNSSLLAQLQQLQTFIRQTVSRGAQTSTCLLIILVSLALIVMPSFSPFSRRPTADEEYRPTGVISRTILTDPSATADDGRLPDALPPDSSQSGAPGEAGVLQEPTGNADFNEGRSQSMNTSAKQEDGHDGSKSAHADEM; this is translated from the exons ATGGATGCAGAGAGCGGTCAGCTGTTCGTGCCAGCAGAAACCGGGCCGCGGCTCGTCGGCGCCGACCTCATCTTCAGCGCCTCAGAGGAGCCCCTGCAGGACTGGGTGGTGGACCCCGACAGC GCACTGAATGACAGCGAACCAGAGGACGTCCTCCACGCCGTCGACCCGAACGAGGTGTTTGGGGGCGTGGCCCCGGCTGACCCCTCCTCAGAGAGTGACAGCGGCGTGTCCGAGGACAGCCCCGTCGCCCCGGCAACAGCCTTCCCCTCAGCCACCGTCTACCAGGTGGTTTATGACATCAGCGGGCTGGGCGGGGCCAAGCCCGGTCCCGCGGACGACAACGTGATCTCCATCGAGCTCG ATGGGTGGAGCTCTCAGCTGCTGCTCTCCGACTCCTGCCTGCTCAAGCAGCTCCCGCTGGTCCCGGCAGCCGGACCGGGCGCTCTGAGCGGCGCCGACCCCCCCAGCCCCGACGAAGACGCG ctgcagctgacggaggaggagcagaagctGCTGAGTCAGGAGGGGGTCTCCCTGCCCAACAACCTGCCCCTCACCAAG GCGGAGGAGCGGGTCCTGAAGAAGGTCCGCCGGAAAATCCGCAACAAGCAGTCAGCCCAGGACAGCCGGCGCCGCCGGAAGGAGTACATCGACGGGCTGGAGAGCAG GGCGGCGGCGTGTTCGGCGCAGAACAGAGACCTGCAGAGGAAGGTGGAGCAGCTGGAGAAACACAACAG CTCCCTGCTGGCTcagcttcagcagcttcagACCTTCATCCGGCAGACGGTCAGCAGAGGAGCTCAGACCAGCACCTGCCTACTG ATCATCCTGGTGTCTCTGGCTCTGATCGTCATGCCGAGCTTCAGCCCGTTTAGCCGCCGGCCCACCGCGGACGAGGAGTACCGGCCCACAGGAG TCATCTCCAGAACCATCCTAACCGACCCCTCGGCGACCGCAGACGATGGCCGCCTTCCTGACGCATTGCCGCCGGattccagccaatcaggagctccGGGGGAGGCGGGTGTTCTCCAGGAGCCAACAGGAAACGCAGACTTTAACGAGGGGCGGAGCCAGTCAATGAACACCTCGGCGAAACAGGAAGACGGTCATGACGGTTCCAAGTCAGCCCATGCCGATGAGATGTAG